DNA from Vibrio alfacsensis:
TTCAATCAGGTTGCTGTAACTGTCGCTCTCGATAATATCGAGTTTGATTTCAGGATAGAGGTGCAAGAATTCACTTAATATATCCACCAAAGCAGAGCTAGGCGTGGATATCCGAATCGTACCGCTTGGGACTTGGTTCGTATCCTGTGTTTCTGCGTTTGCTTCCGAGGCAATATCGTCAATCAATTTGCACTTCTCATAATAACGCAACCCAGCATCAGTCAACGAAAGTGAACGGGTCGTGCGATGCAGTAAGCGAGTATTCAGCGCTCGCTCAAGTTTAGAAACAATCTGTGAAACGCGCGCTTTACCTATATCAAGCTCATCCGCAGCTTGAGTAAAGGATTGCTTCTCTGCCACTTTGGCAAAGATCATCATGTCATCGAGTGAAATCATAAAGGCAACTGTTTTGATGTTATGGTTTATTAGCGATTACCTAACCATAATTGTTTAGTGAAAATGAACAATTAGTTTAATCAAAGGCTAATTATCTATCAATCATCAAACGATATAGTGTCTCCATCGACAGCGGGAAGCCAAAACAGCTTGGTCATTTCCGCCTTATCAGACAGAAATAATGTAAGAATTGATTGGAGAAATCATCATGTCAGATCGCAAAGTTCTAGTAACAGGAGCATCAGGTAAACTCGGTTCACAAGTGGTAAAAGCATTGCTTGAAGAGTTACGTGTCGACCCAAGCCAATTAATCGTTACCACTCGCAGCGCAGATAAACTGCAAGCGTTAGCGAATCAAGGTGTGGACGTACGTGAAGCAGATTTTTCAAGTCCAGAATCTCTAGAAAAAGCATTTCAAGGTGCAGACAGTATGTTGCTGATCAGCATTGATGCGTCAGGCCCTCGAACTCAAGCGCATTTGAATGCGGTTGCCGCAGCAGAAAAAGTAGGGGTGAGCCACATTGTTTACACATCTATGCCATCTGCAGAAAACTCACCTGTCATGTTTGCTCATGAACACGAAGCAACAGAAAACGCGATCATGGAGAGTGCAATTGCCAATGCGACTATTTTGCGTAATAACTGGTATTTTGAAAACCTAGTAGACTTTTTCGCAAGTATTTTACAATCGGGCCATTGGTTAACGTCAGCCGCAGAG
Protein-coding regions in this window:
- a CDS encoding SDR family oxidoreductase; translation: MSDRKVLVTGASGKLGSQVVKALLEELRVDPSQLIVTTRSADKLQALANQGVDVREADFSSPESLEKAFQGADSMLLISIDASGPRTQAHLNAVAAAEKVGVSHIVYTSMPSAENSPVMFAHEHEATENAIMESAIANATILRNNWYFENLVDFFASILQSGHWLTSAAEGRVAQLSRKDLAYAAACAVVKPAQGKVVLPMNGIQSMTHAEMAKIMDCVLGTSINMVNLTDEQYQAQLESFELPAPIVELCVTMDKHNRGNYSDGTSDVFEQLTGKQPQRFDAWLEEHKAVLQKLANV